From one Streptomyces sp. Q6 genomic stretch:
- a CDS encoding SDR family oxidoreductase, with the protein MPFEEEFADRKGAALVTGGTGGIGAEVVRTLARRGCAVAFTYRANAAAARELAAELSAGDGAVRALRADLADEREASAVVRETAAAFGAVHTLVYASGPHVPMVHLSEVTPARFREQLHADTLAFYHLAHAALPALRASRGSAVAVTTAATHRYPARDGLSSGTKGAVEALVRALAAEEGRYGVRFNCVGPGMLTDGMAARLIEDGDLDETALAVTRRNIPLRRFGTARDIAEAVAFLVSDRAGYITGQHLAVDGGYTV; encoded by the coding sequence GTGCCGTTCGAGGAAGAGTTCGCCGACCGGAAGGGCGCCGCGTTGGTCACCGGCGGGACGGGCGGCATCGGCGCCGAGGTCGTACGCACCCTGGCCCGGCGGGGCTGCGCCGTCGCGTTCACGTACCGGGCGAACGCGGCGGCCGCGCGGGAGCTGGCGGCCGAACTGTCCGCCGGGGACGGCGCGGTGCGAGCCCTCCGGGCCGACCTGGCGGACGAGCGCGAGGCTTCGGCCGTGGTCAGGGAGACCGCCGCCGCTTTCGGCGCCGTGCACACGCTGGTGTACGCGTCGGGGCCGCACGTGCCGATGGTGCACCTGAGCGAGGTGACCCCCGCCCGGTTCCGGGAGCAGCTGCACGCCGACACCCTCGCCTTCTACCACCTCGCGCACGCCGCGCTGCCCGCGCTGCGCGCGTCACGGGGCAGCGCCGTCGCGGTCACGACGGCCGCGACCCACCGCTATCCGGCGCGCGACGGGCTGTCCTCCGGTACGAAGGGCGCGGTCGAGGCGCTCGTGCGGGCGCTGGCCGCGGAGGAGGGACGCTACGGGGTGCGGTTCAACTGTGTGGGGCCCGGCATGCTCACGGACGGGATGGCCGCCCGGCTGATCGAGGACGGCGACCTGGACGAGACGGCTCTCGCCGTCACCCGGCGCAACATCCCGCTGCGGCGGTTCGGGACCGCGCGGGACATCGCGGAGGCGGTCGCCTTCCTCGTCTCCGACCGGGCCGGTTACATCACGGGCCAGCATCTCGCGGTCGACGGCGGCTACACCGTCTGA
- a CDS encoding MFS transporter, with protein sequence MDAPQTSGRSGGIVATLALAGTVAAIMQTLVTPLIAELPQILDTSSSNAAWVVTVTLLVAGVCVPVSGRLGDLIGKRRTMLICVVPLIIGSVVCALSSSVVPMIVGRGLQGMGMGMVPLGIALLRDVVPTEKLSGSIALVSASMGIGGAIGLPIAAAVAQYANWRVLFWGSAVLALGIGVLIFAVVPDVPAGAKGQRFDAVGAVGLAIGLVSLLLGISKGADWGWTSGTTLGLLALAVVALLAWGFWELRTRDPLIDLRTTARPRVLFTNAASVLIGVGMYSFMLIAPQLLQFPEATGYGLGQPMLAAGLWIAPGGIMMMLISPLGGKLINARGPKTALIAGAVVIAVGYAAALPLMGTAWGIMLAGIVINSGVALAYGAMPALIMSSVPLSETAAANGFNTLMRSLGTTIGSAVVGVVLAQMTVGMGGYTIPSEGGFRTGLMIGCGVALASAAVAAFIPALRKPEAAEAAAPAGADPARAGA encoded by the coding sequence ATGGATGCCCCCCAGACGAGCGGCAGGTCGGGCGGCATCGTCGCCACCCTCGCGCTCGCCGGCACCGTCGCAGCGATCATGCAGACACTGGTGACACCGCTCATCGCCGAACTGCCGCAGATCCTCGACACGTCGTCCTCGAACGCGGCGTGGGTGGTCACGGTCACCCTGCTCGTCGCCGGTGTCTGCGTGCCCGTGTCCGGTCGCCTCGGCGACCTCATAGGGAAGCGGCGCACGATGCTCATCTGCGTCGTCCCGCTCATCATCGGCTCGGTGGTGTGCGCGCTCTCGTCGTCCGTCGTCCCGATGATCGTCGGGCGTGGCCTGCAAGGCATGGGGATGGGCATGGTGCCGCTCGGCATCGCGCTGCTGCGCGACGTCGTGCCCACCGAGAAGCTCAGCGGTTCCATCGCGCTGGTCAGCGCCTCCATGGGTATCGGCGGCGCGATCGGCCTGCCGATCGCCGCCGCGGTCGCGCAGTACGCGAACTGGCGGGTGCTGTTCTGGGGCTCGGCGGTGCTCGCCCTGGGGATCGGCGTACTGATCTTCGCCGTCGTACCGGACGTCCCGGCCGGCGCCAAGGGCCAGCGCTTCGACGCCGTCGGCGCCGTCGGCCTCGCCATCGGTCTCGTCTCGCTGCTCCTCGGCATCTCCAAGGGCGCCGACTGGGGCTGGACCTCGGGCACGACGCTCGGCCTGCTCGCCCTCGCCGTCGTCGCGCTGCTCGCCTGGGGCTTCTGGGAGCTGCGCACCCGTGACCCGCTGATCGACCTGCGCACCACCGCCCGCCCGCGCGTGCTCTTCACCAACGCCGCGTCGGTCCTCATCGGCGTCGGCATGTACTCGTTCATGCTGATCGCCCCGCAGCTGCTCCAGTTCCCCGAGGCCACCGGCTACGGGCTCGGGCAGCCGATGCTGGCGGCCGGTCTGTGGATCGCGCCCGGCGGCATCATGATGATGCTGATCTCTCCGCTCGGCGGAAAGCTGATCAACGCCCGCGGCCCGAAGACCGCGCTCATCGCCGGCGCCGTCGTGATCGCCGTCGGCTACGCGGCCGCGCTGCCGCTCATGGGCACGGCCTGGGGCATCATGCTCGCCGGCATCGTCATCAACAGCGGTGTCGCGCTCGCCTACGGCGCCATGCCCGCCCTGATCATGAGCTCCGTGCCGCTGTCGGAGACCGCCGCGGCCAACGGCTTCAACACCCTGATGCGCTCGCTCGGCACGACGATCGGCTCCGCCGTGGTCGGCGTCGTCCTGGCGCAGATGACCGTCGGCATGGGCGGCTACACGATCCCCTCCGAGGGCGGCTTCCGTACCGGCCTGATGATCGGCTGCGGGGTGGCCCTCGCGTCCGCCGCCGTCGCCGCGTTCATCCCGGCGCTGCGCAAGCCGGAAGCGGCCGAGGCCGCGGCACCGGCCGGCGCCGACCCGGCGCGCGCCGGCGCCTGA
- a CDS encoding MarR family winged helix-turn-helix transcriptional regulator → MEKPSHLVEFEHMVLGRHQFSSTKRRHHEGRMERSAYILLSRIRVQGPMSIGQLSEAFLLDASTLNRQTASAVKAGLLERIPDPEGGMARKFRLTEQGERELDDERAAHIKDLDSVFEDWSPDDVKTFAEYLQRFNTSVERLSGQPWPRS, encoded by the coding sequence ATGGAAAAGCCATCGCACCTGGTCGAGTTCGAGCACATGGTGCTCGGCAGGCACCAGTTCAGCAGCACCAAGCGCCGCCATCACGAGGGCCGCATGGAGCGCAGCGCGTACATCTTGCTGAGCCGCATCCGGGTGCAGGGACCGATGTCGATCGGCCAGCTCAGCGAGGCGTTCCTGCTCGACGCCTCCACGCTCAACCGCCAGACCGCGAGCGCGGTGAAGGCCGGACTCCTCGAGCGGATCCCGGACCCCGAGGGCGGGATGGCCCGCAAGTTCCGGCTGACCGAGCAGGGCGAGCGGGAACTGGACGACGAGCGCGCGGCGCACATCAAGGACCTGGACTCGGTCTTCGAGGACTGGTCGCCCGACGACGTGAAGACCTTCGCCGAGTACCTGCAACGGTTCAACACGAGCGTGGAGCGCCTCAGCGGCCAGCCGTGGCCGCGCTCCTGA